In Mycobacterium branderi, the DNA window CCAGCATCCCGGCGAAGCGCTGACCGCTGACGTTGGCCAGGTCGGCCACCGTCGACTTCAGGTCGTCCTTGAGCTCGTCGGGCAGCGGCATCGGCCAGCCGTTCTCGCCGACCTGCTGGGAGATCGCGGCCACCCTGTCACGGAACTCGTCGCTGCCCATCACTCCGGGGGTGCGGCTGCCCAGCGCCACCGTCTGTGCGCCGGTCAAAGTCGACGTCTCGATCAGATAGTCCGGGTTGTCCTCGCAGGCGCGCACAATCGCGTCGGCCAGGATGAGCCGGCCCTCCGCGTCGGTGTTGAGCACTTCGACTGTCCTGCCGCCGTATTGGGTCAGCACGTCGCCGGGGCGTTGTGCCGTGGCAGACGGCATGTTCTCGGCCATCGGCACGGTGGCGATCACGTCGACCGGCAGCTTCAGCTGCGCGGCCAGCGTCGCGGTCGCGATGACCGCTGCGGCACCGCCCATGTCGGAGGTCATGTGGTGCATGTTGGCGGCCGGCTTGATCGAGATGCCGCCGGTGTCGAACGTGATGCCCTTGCCGACCAGCGCCACCTTCTTGGCATTCTTCTTGCCACTTCGATGCGTGAGCCGCACCAGCCGCGGTGGACGCGACGAGCCCTTGCCCACGCCGATCACCCCGCCGTAGCCGTCCTTGGCCAGCGCCTTGTCGTCGAGCACCTCGACCTCCAGGCCGGCGGACTCACCCAAAGCCTTGGCGCGCGAGGCGAATTCGGCCGGAAACAAGTGACTCGGCGGGGTGTTGACCAGATCGCGGGCGGTGGCGACGGCGGTTGCGACCGCCGCGGCGTGCGCGGCG includes these proteins:
- a CDS encoding leucyl aminopeptidase — encoded protein: MSTQPGYQSPSVTVASSLPSRGIGKSVLIVPVVSTGDEDRPGARVAAAEAFLGADAIAEIEAGLQALSAKGGSEQIHRLVVSSLPAGSVMTVGLGKPRDEWPADVIRRAAGTAARSLNGAEAVVTTLGELNLASAVEGLILGSYRFTTFRSDKTAPKDPGLRKITALSTAAGAKSDAAHAAAVATAVATARDLVNTPPSHLFPAEFASRAKALGESAGLEVEVLDDKALAKDGYGGVIGVGKGSSRPPRLVRLTHRSGKKNAKKVALVGKGITFDTGGISIKPAANMHHMTSDMGGAAAVIATATLAAQLKLPVDVIATVPMAENMPSATAQRPGDVLTQYGGRTVEVLNTDAEGRLILADAIVRACEDNPDYLIETSTLTGAQTVALGSRTPGVMGSDEFRDRVAAISQQVGENGWPMPLPDELKDDLKSTVADLANVSGQRFAGMLVAGVYLREFVADGVAWAHIDVAGPAYNTGSPWGYTPKGGTGVPTRTMIAVLEDIAENG